A window from Solanum stenotomum isolate F172 chromosome 7, ASM1918654v1, whole genome shotgun sequence encodes these proteins:
- the LOC125871625 gene encoding chlorophyll synthase, chloroplastic, with the protein MASLLNSVPSIKLSNFNYNNPLRSSQISFSLSRRRLVVRATETEKEAKAQAPDKAPAAGGSSINQILGIKGAKQETEKWKIRVQLTKPVTWPPLIWGVVCGAAASGNFHWTPEDVAKSIVCMLMSGPFLTGYTQTINDWYDREIDAINEPYRPIPSGAISEQEVITQIWVLLLGGLGLAGILDVWAGHDFPVIFYLALGGSLLSYIYSAPPLKLKQNGWIGNFALGASYISLPWWAGQALFGTLTPDVIVLTLLYSIAGLGIAIVNDFKSIEGDRAMGLQSLPVAFGSEAAKWICVGAIDITQISVAGYLLGAGKPYYAFALLGLIAPQVFFQFKYFLKDPVKYDVKYQASAQPFLILGLLVTALATSH; encoded by the exons ATGGCTTCTCTCCTCAACTCTGTGCCATCTATTAAACTATCAAATTTCAACTACAACAACCCACTTCGCTCTTCACAAATTTCCTTCTCCCTCTCTC GAAGAAGGCTGGTTGTTAGAGCAACAGAGACTGAAAAAGAag CTAAAGCACAGGCACCGGATAAGGCACCAGCTGCTGGTGGCTCAAGTATAAACCAGATTCTTGGAATCAAAGGAGCCAAGCAAGAAACG GAAAAGTGGAAGATTCGGGTTCAGCTTACAAAACCTGTTACTTGGCCTCCCCTTATCTGGGGCGTGGTCTGTGGAGCTGCTGCTTCTG GGAACTTCCACTGGACTCCAGAGGATGTGGCCAAATCAATTGTTTGTATGTTGATGTCTGGCCCATTTCTAACTGGCTATACTCAG ACTATTAATGATTGGTATGATAGAGAGATTGATGCTATTAATGAACCGTACCGTCCAATTCCTTCAGGGGCAATATCTGAACAAGAG GTCATTACTCAAATATGGGTGCTTCTTTTAGGAGGTCTTGGTTTAGCTGGTATTTTAGATGTGTGG GCAGGGCATGACTTTCCTGTAATATTTTACCTTGCACTTGGTGGATCCTTGCTCTCCTACATCTACTCAGCTCCACCATTAAAG CTCAAACAGAATGGATGGATTGGAAATTTTGCTTTAGGAGCAAGTTATATCAGCTTGCCTTG GTGGGCTGGTCAAGCTTTGTTCGGGACCCTTACACCTGACGTAATTGTACTAACACTATTGTACAGCATTGCCGGT CTGGGCATAGCCATTGTAAATGATTTCAAAAGCATTGAAGGAGATAGGGCTATGGGGCTTCAG TCACTTCCAGTAGCTTTTGGTTCTGAAGCTGCTAAATGGATTTGTGTTGGTGCCATTGACATAACTCAGATATCAGTGGCAG GGTATCTTTTAGGTGCTGGCAAACCCTATTATGCTTTTGCACTTCTAGGTTTAATTGCTCCACAAGTCTTCTTCCAG TTCAAGTACTTCCTCAAAGATCCAGTAAAATATGACGTTAAATATCAG GCCAGTGCACAGCCATTTCTTATACTTGGTCTTTTGGTTACTGCTTTAGCAACTAGCCATTAA
- the LOC125870067 gene encoding carrot ABA-induced in somatic embryos 3-like, which produces MASEQEERSQLDARARQGETVVPGGTGGKSLEAQEHLAQGRSRGGQTRREQLGTEGYQELGQKGGQTRKEQIGKQGYKEMGRKGGLSSTEKTPPQHDM; this is translated from the coding sequence ATGGCATCAGAGCAAGAAGAACGATCTCAACTTGATGCTAGAGCTAGACAGGGAGAGACAGTTGTACCTGGTGGCACTGGTGGAAAAAGCCTTGAAGCTCAAGAACATCTAGCTCAAGGTAGAAGCAGAGGAGGTCAAACAAGAAGGGAGCAGCTAGGAACAGAAGGATACCAAGAACTAGGACAAAAAGGAGGACAAACTAGGAAAGAACAAATAGGGAAACAAGGCTACAAAGAAATGGGTCGAAAAGGCGGACTTAGTAGTACTGAGAAAACCCCCCCTCAACACGACATGTAG